Proteins encoded within one genomic window of Pseudomonas cannabina:
- the rpsF gene encoding 30S ribosomal protein S6, whose protein sequence is MRHYEIIFLVHPDQSEQVGGMVERYTKLIEEDGGKIHRLEDWGRRQLAYAINNVHKAHYVMLNVECTGKALAELEDNFRYNDAVIRNLVIRRDEAVTGQSEMLKAEENRSERRERRDRPEHSDSADGDDGDNSDVSDNADE, encoded by the coding sequence ATGCGTCATTACGAAATTATCTTTTTGGTCCACCCGGATCAAAGCGAGCAAGTCGGCGGCATGGTAGAGCGTTACACCAAGCTGATCGAAGAAGACGGCGGCAAAATCCACCGTCTGGAAGATTGGGGCCGTCGTCAACTGGCTTACGCAATCAACAATGTTCACAAGGCTCACTACGTGATGCTGAACGTTGAGTGCACTGGCAAGGCTCTGGCCGAGCTGGAAGACAACTTCCGTTACAACGATGCTGTGATCCGTAACCTGGTCATCCGTCGCGACGAAGCCGTAACTGGCCAGTCCGAGATGCTCAAGGCTGAAGAGAACCGCAGTGAGCGCCGTGAGCGTCGTGACCGTCCTGAGCACTCCGACAGCGCCGATGGCGATGACGGCGACAACAGCGACGTTAGCGATAACGCTGACGAGTAA
- the rplI gene encoding 50S ribosomal protein L9, with translation MQLILLEKVANLGNLGDKVNVKAGYGRNYLLPYGKATGATAANVAAFEERRAELEKLAADKKASAETRAAQLAELEVTITATAGDEGKLFGSIGTHDIADALTASGVEVAKSEVRLPNGTIRNVGEFDVAVHLHSDVEATVRVVVVAA, from the coding sequence ATGCAACTGATCCTTCTGGAAAAAGTCGCCAACCTGGGCAACCTGGGCGACAAAGTAAACGTTAAGGCCGGTTACGGTCGTAACTACCTGCTGCCTTACGGCAAAGCAACCGGTGCAACCGCTGCCAACGTGGCTGCGTTTGAAGAGCGTCGTGCCGAGCTGGAAAAACTGGCTGCAGACAAGAAAGCATCTGCCGAAACTCGCGCTGCGCAACTGGCTGAGCTGGAAGTGACTATCACTGCCACCGCTGGCGACGAAGGCAAGCTGTTCGGTTCGATCGGTACTCACGACATCGCTGATGCACTGACCGCCTCTGGCGTTGAAGTTGCAAAAAGCGAAGTTCGTCTGCCGAACGGCACTATCCGCAACGTTGGCGAATTCGACGTAGCCGTGCACCTGCACAGCGACGTAGAAGCGACCGTACGCGTTGTCGTAGTGGCTGCTTAA
- the rlmB gene encoding 23S rRNA (guanosine(2251)-2'-O)-methyltransferase RlmB has product MSQLEKIYGVHAVEALLRHHPKRVKHIWLAEGRNDPRVQTLVALASENRVTIGQAERREMDAWVEGVHQGVVADVSPSQVWGEAMLEELLDRSEGPPLLLVLDGVTDPHNLGACLRTADAAGALAVIVPKDKSATLTPAVRKVACGAAEVIPLVAVTNLARTLEKLQQRGLWVVGTAGEAEVELYQQDLTGPTIIIMGAEGKGMRRLTREHCDYLVRLPMAGSVSSLNVSVATGVCLFEALRQRSAKRKS; this is encoded by the coding sequence ATGAGTCAGCTGGAAAAAATCTACGGCGTGCACGCCGTAGAAGCTTTGCTTCGTCACCATCCGAAACGCGTCAAGCACATCTGGCTGGCCGAGGGTCGTAACGACCCTCGTGTTCAGACGCTGGTTGCGCTGGCGAGCGAGAATCGTGTGACCATCGGGCAGGCCGAGCGCCGTGAAATGGATGCTTGGGTCGAAGGTGTTCACCAAGGTGTAGTTGCCGACGTCAGCCCGAGTCAGGTCTGGGGCGAGGCGATGCTCGAAGAGCTGCTGGACCGAAGCGAAGGCCCGCCATTGTTGCTCGTGCTCGACGGCGTGACCGATCCGCATAATCTGGGCGCTTGCCTGCGCACTGCCGATGCGGCCGGTGCGCTGGCTGTTATCGTGCCCAAGGACAAGTCGGCAACCTTGACGCCTGCTGTGCGAAAAGTTGCCTGCGGTGCGGCCGAAGTGATCCCGCTGGTGGCCGTGACCAACCTGGCGCGTACGCTGGAAAAGCTTCAGCAGCGCGGCTTGTGGGTGGTCGGTACGGCAGGCGAGGCCGAGGTCGAGCTGTATCAGCAGGATCTGACCGGCCCGACGATCATCATCATGGGCGCGGAAGGCAAGGGCATGCGTCGCCTGACCCGCGAGCACTGCGATTACCTGGTGCGCCTGCCGATGGCGGGCAGCGTCAGCAGCCTTAACGTGTCGGTCGCGACCGGTGTGTGTCTGTTCGAAGCGCTGCGTCAGCGCTCCGCGAAACGGAAGTCCTAA
- the rpsR gene encoding 30S ribosomal protein S18 yields MARFFRRRKFCRFTAEDVKEIDYKDLNTLKAYVSETGKIVPSRITGTKARYQRQLATAIKRARFLALLAYTDSHGR; encoded by the coding sequence ATGGCACGTTTCTTCCGTCGTCGTAAATTCTGCCGCTTCACCGCTGAAGACGTCAAAGAGATCGATTACAAAGATCTCAACACTCTGAAAGCCTACGTATCCGAGACCGGCAAAATCGTTCCAAGCCGTATCACAGGTACCAAAGCACGTTATCAGCGTCAGCTGGCCACCGCTATCAAGCGTGCCCGCTTCCTGGCCCTGCTGGCCTACACCGACAGCCACGGCCGCTGA